Proteins from one Hemibagrus wyckioides isolate EC202008001 linkage group LG16, SWU_Hwy_1.0, whole genome shotgun sequence genomic window:
- the hrh2b gene encoding histamine receptor H2b produces MVSLYFRWLVLVMFIAFTVGGNVLVCLAVCTSRRLRCISSCFVVALAVTDLLVGLFVLPLSATLELRGGRWPLGGTICNIYLSVDVTLGTASIFTLLAISVDRYLAISAPLSYTTRLTPARATAAIVVIWITSLTVAFAPIHMGWNTADFNVQNRDWRMGNEGDEGRTCRYEWNNNYVLLAAFCMYFFPLLVMCGMYHRIFSMAREQVRRIRAATPSITRSSTSLRGATLREHKATMTLAAVLGVFIVCWLPYIVFFTCMGLRRETEPPRVAHSVVLWLGYFNSALNPILYPALNRDFRHAYGHLLRCRNPHKNTFMSIRTSGKDRSVLSDEFQSENKCSKSSMEMHLHQEEMNDDAGPEHTS; encoded by the exons ATGGTCTCCCTGTATTTCCGTTGGTTGGTGCTTGTGATGTTCATCGCATTCACCGTTGGTGGAAACGTGTTGGTGTGTTTAGCAGTTTGTACGAGTCGCCGTCTTCGCTGCATCAGCAGCTGCTTTGTGGTGGCTCTGGCTGTGACAGATCTGCTAGTCGGCCTGTTCGTGCTGCCTCTCAGTGCCACATTAGAGCTGCGTGGAGGTCGCTGGCCACTAGGGGGCACCATTTGCAACATCTATCTTTCTGTAGATGTGACTTTGGGCACCGCATCCATCTTTACGTTGCTTGCAATCAGCGTGGATCGTTACTTGGCTATCTCTGCGCCACTCAGCTACACCACGAGGCTTACACCAGCACGAGCGACGGCAGCAATTGTGGTTATTTGGATCACTTCACTTACAGTGGCCTTCGCTCCCATCCACATGGGTTGGAACACAGCAGATTTCAACGTACAGAACCGTGACTGGAGGATGGGgaatgagggagatgagggacgGACTTGCCGTTATGAGTGGAACAATAATTACGTGCTGCTTGCCGCCTTCTGCATGTACTTCTTCCCTCTGCTGGTCATGTGTGGGATGTACCATCGCATCTTCAGCATGGCACGTGAACAG gTGCGTCGTATTCGTGCTGCCACTCCGTCCATCACTCGTTCATCAACATCACTGAGAGGGGCCACACTGAGAGAGCACAAAGCCACCATGACTCTGGCTGCAGTGCTTGGAGTGTTCATTGTCTGCTGGCTGCCATACATCGTCTTCTTCACCTGCATGGGCCTGAGGCGTGAGACAGAGCCACCCCGAgttgcacactctgtagtgctcTGGCTGGGTTACTTCAACTCTGCCCTGAACCCCATCCTGTACCCCGCCCTAAACCGAGACTTCAGACATGCCTATGGACATCTGCTGCGCTGCAGGAACCCACATAAGAACACGTTCATGTCTATCAGAACTTCAGGAAAAGACAGAAGTGTCTTGTCTGATGAGTTTCAGAGTGAAAACAAATGTAGCAAGTCTTCCATGGAGATGCATCTCCACCAGGAAGAGATGAATGATGATGCAGGTCCAGAACACACCAGTTAA